Proteins encoded together in one Streptomyces sp. TLI_171 window:
- the pgsA gene encoding phosphatidylinositol phosphate synthase, with protein sequence MLNKYARAFFTRVLTPFAALLLRWGVSPDAVTLIGTAGSVAGALVFFPRGEFFWGTITITLFIFSDLVDGNMARQAGRSSKWGAFLDSTLDRVADAAIFGGLAMWYAGSGNNDILCAVSIFCLASGQVVSYTKARGEALGFPVNVSGLVERAERLVISLVAAGVTGLHTFGVPYVEWLLPVALWAVAAGSLVTVAQRMLTVRRESAELEAAAAAEGVK encoded by the coding sequence ATGCTCAACAAGTACGCGCGTGCCTTCTTCACACGTGTCCTCACCCCCTTCGCGGCGCTGCTGCTGCGGTGGGGCGTCAGTCCGGACGCGGTCACGCTGATCGGTACGGCCGGTTCGGTGGCCGGCGCCCTGGTGTTCTTCCCGCGCGGGGAGTTCTTCTGGGGCACGATCACCATCACCCTGTTCATCTTCTCCGACCTGGTCGACGGCAACATGGCCCGGCAGGCCGGCCGCTCCAGCAAGTGGGGCGCGTTCCTGGACTCGACGCTGGACCGGGTCGCCGACGCGGCGATCTTCGGCGGTCTGGCGATGTGGTACGCCGGGAGCGGGAACAACGACATCCTGTGCGCGGTGTCGATCTTCTGCCTGGCCAGCGGCCAGGTGGTGTCGTACACCAAGGCGCGCGGCGAGGCGCTGGGCTTCCCGGTGAACGTGTCGGGGCTGGTGGAGCGGGCCGAGCGGCTGGTGATCAGCCTGGTCGCGGCCGGGGTCACGGGCCTGCACACGTTCGGGGTGCCGTACGTGGAGTGGCTGCTGCCGGTCGCCCTGTGGGCGGTCGCGGCGGGCAGCCTGGTGACGGTGGCGCAGCGGATGCTGACGGTGCGTCGGGAGTCGGCGGAGCTGGAAGCGGCGGCCGCCGCCGAGGGGGTCAAGTGA
- a CDS encoding elongation factor G encodes MPDRTAHTPAPPADRPDRLRNVALVGAGGAGKTTLAEALAVTAGALTRAGTVPEGTTAADWEDIEHQQQRSVQLALLPLAWRDLKINLLDAPGYADFAGELQAALRAAEAALVVHSATDETVPRPVLALWQQCEAARLPRAIVLTHLNTARIRLDDVLRMLQDTLGTPDTVRLLHHPDLRDGHLHGSTDLLTGRRHGDPRPAELGAERAALVEALAGEDDTLMARYLDGEDLDTTALTAGLRRELLAGTLHPVLATAPDGTGCDALLDLLADAFPSPADRTDGLPAADPDAPLAAQVVQTGEDPYLGRLSLLKVFAGTLRPDTTAHLPGGPEERITALNSPFGHQLRPVPQAVAGDLATVAKLAAARTGDTLGADDTVLPPWPLPEALLPTAVRAHSKADDDKLSQALARLAAQDPALRVEQNPDTHQLVLWCTGEAHLAVTLDRLTDRHGVHVDTVPYEVALRETFAAPASGHGRHVKQSGGHGQYAICDLTVEPLPGGGFEFVDHVVGGAVPRHFVPSVEKGVRTQLAQGLHGHPMTDVRVTLTDGKAHSVDSSDAAFQTAAALALKEAADHSAVKVLEPVDEVRVLLPDEYQGAVLTDLSARRGHVLGTEIGGPGLSLVRAEVPELELTRYPLDLRSLSHGTGQFTRSYLRHAPMPAHLATQHTTA; translated from the coding sequence ATGCCGGACCGGACAGCCCACACCCCCGCGCCGCCCGCGGACCGACCCGACCGGCTCCGCAACGTCGCCCTGGTCGGGGCCGGCGGAGCCGGGAAGACCACCCTCGCCGAAGCACTCGCCGTCACCGCCGGCGCCCTGACCAGGGCCGGAACCGTCCCCGAGGGCACCACCGCCGCGGACTGGGAGGACATCGAGCACCAGCAGCAGCGCTCCGTGCAGCTCGCGCTGCTGCCCCTCGCCTGGCGCGATCTCAAGATCAACCTGCTGGACGCCCCCGGCTACGCCGACTTCGCCGGCGAGCTCCAGGCCGCGCTGCGCGCCGCCGAGGCCGCCCTGGTCGTGCACTCCGCCACCGACGAGACCGTCCCCCGGCCGGTCCTCGCGCTCTGGCAGCAGTGCGAGGCCGCCCGGCTGCCGCGCGCGATCGTGCTCACCCACCTGAACACCGCCCGGATCCGGCTCGACGACGTGCTGCGGATGCTCCAGGACACCCTCGGCACCCCCGACACCGTCCGCCTGCTGCACCACCCCGACCTGCGCGACGGCCACCTGCACGGCAGCACCGACCTGCTCACCGGCCGCCGCCACGGCGACCCCCGGCCCGCCGAGCTGGGCGCCGAACGCGCCGCCCTGGTCGAGGCCCTGGCCGGCGAGGACGACACCCTGATGGCCCGCTACCTGGACGGCGAGGACCTCGACACCACCGCCCTCACCGCCGGGCTGCGCCGCGAACTCCTGGCCGGCACGCTGCACCCCGTGCTCGCCACCGCGCCCGACGGCACCGGCTGCGACGCCCTGCTCGACCTGCTCGCCGACGCCTTCCCCTCCCCCGCCGACCGCACCGACGGGCTGCCCGCCGCCGACCCGGACGCCCCGCTCGCCGCCCAGGTCGTGCAGACCGGCGAGGACCCCTACCTGGGCCGGCTCAGCCTGCTGAAGGTCTTCGCCGGAACCTTGCGCCCCGACACCACCGCCCACCTGCCCGGCGGCCCCGAGGAGCGCATCACCGCCCTCAACAGCCCGTTCGGCCACCAGCTCCGGCCCGTCCCGCAGGCCGTGGCGGGCGACCTGGCCACCGTCGCCAAACTCGCCGCCGCCCGCACCGGCGACACCCTCGGCGCCGACGACACCGTGCTCCCGCCCTGGCCGCTGCCCGAGGCGCTGCTGCCCACCGCCGTCCGCGCGCACTCCAAGGCCGACGACGACAAGCTCTCCCAGGCCCTCGCCCGGCTCGCCGCCCAGGACCCGGCCCTGCGCGTCGAACAGAACCCCGACACCCACCAACTGGTGCTCTGGTGCACCGGCGAGGCCCACTTGGCGGTCACCCTGGACCGGCTCACCGACCGGCACGGCGTCCACGTCGACACCGTCCCGTACGAGGTGGCGCTGCGCGAGACCTTCGCCGCCCCCGCCAGCGGCCACGGCCGGCACGTCAAGCAGTCCGGCGGACACGGCCAGTACGCGATCTGCGACCTCACGGTGGAACCCCTGCCCGGCGGCGGCTTCGAGTTCGTCGACCACGTGGTCGGCGGCGCCGTCCCGCGCCACTTCGTCCCCTCCGTCGAGAAGGGCGTCCGCACCCAACTCGCCCAGGGCCTGCACGGCCACCCGATGACCGACGTCCGGGTCACCCTCACCGACGGCAAGGCGCACTCGGTCGACTCCTCCGACGCCGCCTTCCAGACCGCCGCCGCCCTCGCCCTCAAGGAGGCCGCCGACCACAGCGCCGTCAAGGTGCTCGAACCCGTCGACGAGGTGCGGGTGCTGCTGCCCGACGAGTACCAGGGCGCCGTGCTCACCGACCTGTCCGCCCGGCGCGGGCACGTGCTCGGCACCGAGATCGGCGGACCGGGACTCAGCCTGGTCCGCGCCGAGGTCCCCGAGCTCGAACTCACCCGCTACCCGCTCGACCTGCGCTCCCTGTCGCACGGAACCGGCCAGTTCACCCGCAGCTACCTGCGGCACGCCCCGATGCCCGCGCACCTGGCGACGCAGCACACCACCGCCTGA
- a CDS encoding thiol-disulfide oxidoreductase DCC family protein, producing MTSAFAPGPVLVFDGDCAFCSSCVRWAERYPRQSLSSAGWEAVAWQFADLAALEEFTGGEVTAERACREVLWVTPDRKVYGGSQAVARLLMRSGGLWAWAGGFLALAPVRPVADAVYRWVAKNRDRMPGGTPACALPRRS from the coding sequence ATGACGAGTGCGTTCGCACCGGGGCCGGTGCTGGTTTTCGACGGGGACTGCGCGTTCTGCTCCAGCTGTGTGCGGTGGGCGGAGCGCTATCCGAGGCAGAGTCTGTCCTCGGCCGGGTGGGAGGCGGTGGCCTGGCAGTTCGCGGACCTGGCGGCGCTGGAGGAGTTCACCGGCGGCGAGGTGACGGCGGAGCGGGCCTGCCGCGAGGTGCTGTGGGTCACGCCCGACCGCAAGGTGTACGGCGGTTCGCAGGCGGTGGCGCGGCTGCTGATGCGTTCGGGCGGGCTGTGGGCGTGGGCCGGCGGCTTCCTGGCGCTGGCGCCGGTGCGGCCGGTCGCGGACGCGGTGTACCGCTGGGTGGCGAAGAACCGGGACCGGATGCCGGGCGGCACCCCGGCGTGCGCGCTGCCGCGCCGGTCCTGA
- a CDS encoding HIT domain-containing protein has product MLAGMTSEPELQRGVGEPDGFRRLWTPHRMAYIQGENKPTGPAPDDGCPFCSIPKLSDEDGLIVQRGESVFAVLNLYPYNGGHLMVVPYRHVADYTELDGPETAELGEFTKKAMTALRAASGAHGFNIGMNQGAAAGAGIAAHLHQHVVPRWGGDTNFMPVVGHTKVLPQLLADTRKVLAEVWPA; this is encoded by the coding sequence ATGCTGGCGGGCATGACCAGTGAGCCGGAACTGCAGCGGGGCGTGGGGGAGCCGGACGGCTTCCGTCGTCTTTGGACACCTCATCGGATGGCGTACATCCAGGGCGAGAACAAGCCCACCGGGCCGGCTCCCGACGACGGTTGTCCGTTCTGCTCGATCCCGAAGCTGAGCGACGAGGACGGGCTGATCGTGCAGCGCGGCGAGTCGGTGTTCGCGGTGCTGAACCTGTACCCGTACAACGGCGGGCACTTGATGGTGGTGCCGTACCGGCACGTCGCGGACTACACCGAGCTGGACGGGCCGGAGACGGCGGAGCTCGGGGAGTTCACCAAGAAGGCGATGACGGCGCTGCGGGCGGCGTCCGGGGCGCACGGGTTCAACATCGGGATGAACCAGGGTGCGGCGGCGGGCGCGGGGATCGCGGCGCACCTGCACCAGCACGTGGTGCCGCGCTGGGGCGGGGACACCAACTTCATGCCGGTGGTGGGGCACACCAAGGTGCTGCCGCAGCTGCTGGCGGACACCCGCAAGGTGCTGGCCGAGGTGTGGCCGGCCTGA
- the thrS gene encoding threonine--tRNA ligase encodes MTDVRIIINREPDREERVVTTGTTAAELFADDRAVIAARVGGQLKDLAYALQDGDQVEPVEISSPDGLDILRHSTAHVMAQAVQQVFPDAKLGIGPPVRDGFYYDFDVEKPFHPDDLKAIEKKMQEIIKRGQKFSRRVVTDEAAREELAKEPYKLELIGLKGSAATAGEGADVEVGAGELTIYDNLDPKTGEVCWGDLCRGPHLPSTRHIPAFKLMRSAAAYWRGSEKNPMLQRLYGTAWPTKEELKAHLDFLEEAAKRDHRKLGNELDLFSIPEQIGSGLAVFHPKGGIIRRTMEDYSRKRHEEEGYEFVYTPHATKGKLFETSGHLDWYADGMYPPMQLDEGVDYYLKPMNCPMHNLIFDARGRSYRELPLRLFEFGTVYRYEKSGVVHGLTRARGFTQDDAHIYCTREQMADELDRTLTFVLDLLRDYGLNDFYLELSTKDEEKFVGTDEDWAEATAVLASVAEKQGLPLVPDPGGAAFYGPKISVQARDAIGRTWQMSTVQLDFNLPERFDLEYTAADGSRQRPVMIHRALFGSIERFFAVLLEHYAGAMPPWLAPVTVTGIPITDEHVPYLLEVAAELKKHGIRVDVDTSDDRMQKKIRNAQKTKVPFMLIAGNDDVEAGAVSFRYRSGEQKNGVPKAEAIAEIVEAVRSRVQV; translated from the coding sequence GTGACGGACGTCCGGATCATCATCAACCGCGAACCCGATCGGGAAGAGCGCGTGGTGACCACGGGCACTACGGCCGCCGAGCTCTTCGCCGACGACCGCGCCGTGATCGCCGCCCGGGTCGGCGGCCAGCTCAAGGACCTCGCCTACGCCCTCCAGGACGGCGACCAAGTCGAGCCGGTCGAGATCTCCAGCCCCGACGGCCTCGACATCCTGCGCCACTCCACCGCGCACGTGATGGCCCAGGCCGTCCAGCAGGTCTTCCCCGACGCCAAGCTCGGCATCGGCCCGCCCGTCCGCGACGGGTTCTACTACGACTTCGACGTCGAGAAGCCGTTCCACCCGGACGACCTCAAGGCCATCGAGAAGAAGATGCAGGAGATCATCAAGCGGGGGCAGAAGTTCTCCCGCCGCGTGGTCACCGACGAGGCCGCCCGCGAGGAGCTCGCCAAGGAGCCCTACAAGCTGGAGCTGATCGGCCTCAAGGGCTCCGCCGCCACCGCCGGCGAGGGCGCCGACGTCGAGGTCGGCGCCGGCGAGCTCACCATCTACGACAACCTCGACCCGAAGACCGGCGAGGTCTGCTGGGGCGACCTCTGCCGCGGCCCGCACCTGCCCAGCACCCGGCACATCCCGGCGTTCAAGCTGATGCGCTCGGCCGCCGCGTACTGGCGCGGCAGCGAGAAGAACCCGATGCTGCAGCGCCTGTACGGCACCGCCTGGCCGACCAAGGAAGAGCTCAAGGCGCACCTCGACTTCCTCGAGGAGGCCGCCAAGCGCGACCACCGCAAGCTCGGCAACGAGCTCGACCTTTTCTCCATCCCCGAGCAGATCGGCTCCGGCCTCGCCGTCTTCCACCCCAAGGGCGGCATCATCCGCCGCACCATGGAGGACTACTCGCGCAAGCGGCACGAGGAAGAGGGCTACGAGTTCGTCTACACCCCGCACGCCACCAAGGGGAAGCTGTTCGAGACCAGCGGCCACCTCGACTGGTACGCCGACGGCATGTACCCCCCCATGCAGCTGGACGAGGGCGTCGACTACTACCTGAAGCCGATGAACTGCCCGATGCACAACCTGATCTTCGACGCGCGCGGCCGTTCCTACCGTGAACTGCCGCTGCGCCTCTTCGAGTTCGGCACGGTGTACCGGTACGAGAAGTCCGGCGTGGTGCACGGCCTGACCCGCGCCCGCGGCTTCACCCAGGACGACGCGCACATCTACTGCACCCGCGAGCAGATGGCCGACGAGCTGGACCGCACGCTGACCTTCGTCCTCGACCTGCTGCGCGACTACGGTCTGAACGACTTCTACCTGGAGCTGTCCACCAAGGACGAGGAGAAGTTCGTCGGCACCGACGAGGACTGGGCGGAGGCCACCGCCGTGCTGGCGAGCGTGGCCGAGAAGCAGGGTCTGCCGCTGGTGCCGGACCCGGGCGGCGCGGCCTTCTACGGCCCGAAGATCTCCGTGCAGGCGCGGGACGCGATCGGCCGGACCTGGCAGATGTCCACCGTGCAGCTCGACTTCAACCTGCCCGAGCGCTTCGACCTGGAGTACACCGCGGCGGACGGCTCGCGGCAGCGGCCGGTGATGATCCACCGGGCGCTGTTCGGCTCGATCGAGCGGTTCTTCGCGGTGCTGCTGGAGCACTACGCGGGCGCGATGCCGCCGTGGCTGGCCCCGGTCACCGTCACCGGCATCCCGATCACCGACGAGCACGTGCCGTACCTGCTGGAGGTGGCGGCGGAGTTGAAGAAGCACGGGATCCGGGTGGACGTGGACACCTCGGACGACCGGATGCAGAAGAAGATCCGCAACGCCCAGAAGACCAAGGTCCCGTTCATGCTGATCGCGGGCAACGACGACGTCGAGGCCGGCGCGGTGTCGTTCCGCTACCGCAGCGGCGAGCAGAAGAACGGCGTGCCGAAGGCGGAGGCGATCGCGGAGATCGTCGAGGCCGTGCGCAGCCGGGTGCAGGTCTGA
- a CDS encoding exonuclease domain-containing protein, with amino-acid sequence MQQLRSWYHGPLASFDTETTGVDVEQDRIVSAALVVQSAPRLGATVRTWLANPGVPIPEQARAVHGISDDHVRAHGRPPRAVAVELALALAEQSRAGVPLVVMNAPYDLTLLDRELRRHGAGSLAEALGGAELLVLDPRVLDKQLDRYRKGRRTLTDLCAFYGVELVGAHDAAADAMAALELVRAVAARHEDRLGALTPAELHLRQAMWHAAQARGLERWFERSGSPERVDTAWPLRPARCRCGARLEPGHACELAA; translated from the coding sequence ATGCAGCAGCTCCGTTCCTGGTATCACGGTCCGCTGGCGTCCTTCGACACCGAGACCACGGGTGTGGACGTCGAGCAGGACAGAATCGTTTCGGCCGCCCTGGTGGTGCAGTCCGCACCGCGCCTGGGGGCCACCGTCCGTACCTGGCTGGCGAATCCGGGGGTGCCGATCCCCGAGCAGGCCCGCGCGGTGCACGGCATCTCGGACGACCACGTGCGGGCCCACGGCCGGCCGCCGCGCGCGGTGGCGGTGGAGCTGGCGCTGGCGCTGGCCGAGCAGTCCCGGGCGGGCGTCCCGCTGGTGGTGATGAACGCTCCGTACGACCTGACGCTGCTGGACCGCGAGTTGCGCCGGCACGGGGCCGGTTCGCTGGCCGAGGCACTGGGCGGCGCGGAGCTGCTGGTGCTCGATCCACGGGTGCTGGACAAGCAGTTGGACCGCTACCGCAAGGGCCGCCGCACGCTGACCGACCTGTGCGCGTTCTACGGCGTCGAGCTGGTCGGCGCGCACGACGCGGCGGCGGACGCAATGGCCGCACTGGAGTTGGTGCGCGCGGTCGCGGCCCGGCACGAGGACCGCCTCGGTGCGCTGACGCCGGCCGAGCTGCACCTGCGGCAGGCGATGTGGCACGCGGCCCAGGCGCGCGGCCTGGAGCGGTGGTTCGAGCGCTCGGGTTCGCCGGAGCGGGTGGACACGGCGTGGCCGCTGCGGCCGGCCCGCTGCCGCTGCGGCGCCCGCCTGGAGCCGGGCCACGCCTGCGAGTTGGCGGCCTGA
- a CDS encoding SsgA family sporulation/cell division regulator gives MNTTVSCELHLRLIVSSESSLPVPAGLRYDTADPYAVHATFHTGADETVEWVFARDLLAEGLHRPTGTGDVRVWPSRSHGQGVVCIALSSPEGEALLEAPARALESFLKRTDAAVPPGTEHRHFDLDRELSHILAES, from the coding sequence ATGAACACCACGGTCAGCTGCGAGCTGCACCTGCGCCTCATCGTGTCCAGCGAGTCGTCACTGCCCGTCCCCGCGGGCCTGCGCTACGACACTGCCGACCCCTATGCCGTGCATGCGACGTTCCACACCGGAGCAGACGAGACCGTGGAGTGGGTGTTCGCCCGCGACCTCCTCGCGGAGGGGCTGCACCGACCGACCGGTACCGGCGACGTCCGGGTGTGGCCGTCGCGGAGCCACGGTCAAGGCGTGGTTTGCATCGCCCTGAGCTCTCCGGAAGGAGAGGCCTTGCTGGAGGCCCCGGCCCGGGCGCTTGAGTCCTTCCTCAAGCGGACGGACGCCGCGGTGCCCCCCGGCACCGAACATCGTCACTTCGACCTCGACCGGGAGCTGTCCCACATCCTCGCCGAGAGCTGA
- a CDS encoding CGNR zinc finger domain-containing protein translates to MLITHDTECALSILVELLNTAPEACGSEQLPDVAALSAFVVRQEISEIDSLGPADLAAVHELRSRLREVFAAGSVERAAELVNAVVAEAGTTPRLTNHDHHGWHIHYFAPHAAIGRHLAAELGMALAFIVMAGELERLRRCGAPGCARVFVDLSRNRSRRYCDSRTCGNRLHVAAYRARQRSAESAEAVSAAGH, encoded by the coding sequence GTGCTGATCACCCATGACACCGAGTGCGCCCTGAGCATCCTGGTGGAGCTGCTGAACACGGCGCCGGAGGCGTGCGGCAGCGAGCAGCTGCCCGACGTGGCGGCGCTGAGCGCGTTCGTGGTCCGGCAGGAGATCAGCGAGATCGACTCGCTCGGTCCGGCCGACCTGGCCGCGGTGCACGAGCTGCGCTCCCGGCTGCGCGAGGTGTTCGCGGCCGGCTCGGTGGAGCGCGCCGCGGAGCTGGTCAACGCGGTGGTCGCCGAGGCCGGCACCACGCCCCGGCTGACCAACCACGACCACCACGGCTGGCACATCCACTACTTCGCCCCGCACGCCGCGATCGGCCGGCACCTGGCGGCCGAACTCGGCATGGCGCTGGCGTTCATCGTGATGGCGGGCGAGCTGGAGCGGCTGCGCCGCTGCGGGGCGCCGGGCTGCGCCCGGGTGTTCGTCGACCTGTCCCGGAACCGTTCGCGCCGCTACTGCGACAGCCGCACCTGCGGGAACCGGCTGCACGTGGCCGCGTACCGGGCCCGGCAGCGCTCCGCGGAGTCCGCGGAGGCGGTGTCCGCGGCGGGCCACTGA
- a CDS encoding DsbA family protein — protein MSDSPLPRVEFWCDLLCPDCRTALDDVRALRERFGDALTVELRHFPLEKHKYAYPAAEATAEAFEQGRGWEFAEAVLARLEDVERGGAPVLVEIAASVGVDAEEVDTALIDGRHMLWVDSDVAEGRAIGVKGTPTYVVAGQRLDGGQSQDGLRERIVELLGA, from the coding sequence ATGAGCGATTCCCCCCTGCCCCGCGTCGAGTTCTGGTGCGACCTGCTGTGCCCCGACTGCCGCACCGCCCTGGACGACGTCCGGGCGCTGCGGGAGCGCTTCGGTGACGCCCTGACCGTCGAGCTGCGACACTTCCCGCTGGAGAAGCACAAGTACGCGTACCCGGCGGCGGAGGCCACCGCCGAGGCGTTCGAACAGGGCCGCGGCTGGGAGTTCGCGGAGGCGGTGCTGGCGCGGCTGGAGGACGTGGAGCGCGGCGGGGCGCCGGTGCTGGTCGAGATCGCCGCCTCGGTGGGCGTCGACGCGGAGGAGGTGGACACCGCGCTGATCGACGGCCGGCACATGCTCTGGGTCGACTCGGACGTCGCCGAGGGCCGGGCGATCGGTGTGAAGGGCACCCCGACGTACGTGGTGGCCGGGCAGCGGCTGGACGGCGGGCAGTCCCAGGACGGTCTGCGCGAGCGGATCGTGGAGCTGCTCGGGGCCTGA
- a CDS encoding GNAT family N-acetyltransferase, whose translation MTTTLRPEGPEETGAGGGRTRRWQILVNGRPVGGLRTNAVVKQGSWAGEISELEVREGQRRGRATVGVLAAEEVLRSWGCSRIDLAVPAGADAALHLAHALGYTETMRHLAKPLDQPPPLPPEVTHRRIGPEQYPDWQAAAVAGYRQELIASGLGPAEATAKAESDHRAALPVGPATPDTVLSHLLDADGRVLGSLWVALRQDRYPDGRPLAWVMLVEVAPEHRGRGHGRTLMRLAERECLAAGVHDLGLNVFSDNGSAIALYDSLGYRVTRRMLSKRLY comes from the coding sequence ATGACCACCACGTTGCGGCCCGAGGGGCCGGAGGAGACCGGGGCCGGCGGGGGGCGCACGCGGCGTTGGCAGATCCTGGTGAACGGGCGGCCGGTGGGCGGGCTGCGGACCAACGCGGTGGTCAAGCAAGGGAGTTGGGCCGGGGAAATCAGCGAGCTGGAGGTCCGGGAAGGGCAGCGGCGGGGGCGGGCGACGGTCGGGGTGCTGGCAGCGGAGGAGGTGCTGCGGTCCTGGGGGTGCAGCCGGATCGACCTCGCGGTGCCCGCCGGCGCGGACGCCGCACTGCACCTCGCCCACGCCCTCGGCTACACCGAGACGATGCGCCACCTCGCCAAGCCGCTCGACCAACCCCCGCCCCTGCCGCCGGAGGTGACGCACCGTCGGATCGGCCCCGAGCAGTACCCGGACTGGCAGGCCGCCGCCGTCGCCGGCTACCGGCAGGAGCTGATCGCGTCCGGCCTCGGCCCCGCCGAAGCCACCGCCAAGGCCGAGAGCGACCACCGGGCGGCGCTCCCGGTCGGCCCGGCGACCCCGGACACCGTGCTCTCCCACCTGCTGGACGCCGACGGCCGGGTCCTCGGCAGCCTCTGGGTCGCGCTGCGCCAGGACCGCTACCCCGACGGCCGCCCGCTGGCCTGGGTGATGCTGGTCGAGGTCGCCCCGGAGCACCGGGGCCGGGGCCACGGCCGCACCCTGATGCGCCTCGCCGAACGCGAGTGCCTGGCGGCCGGCGTCCACGACCTCGGCCTCAACGTGTTCTCCGACAACGGGTCGGCGATCGCGCTCTACGACTCGCTGGGCTACCGGGTGACCCGGCGGATGCTCAGCAAGCGGCTGTACTGA
- a CDS encoding aminotransferase class IV gives MIWVNGTLAAEDDAALSVLDHGLTVGDGVFETVKAEHGELFALTRHLDRLTRSARGLGLPDPDHDLVRSACADVLAAKPLPLGRLRITYTGGTSPLGSERGESGPSLVVALGTAKPRTETTAVVTVPWRRNEHSAVAGLKTTSYAENVVALAAAHRAGATEALLGNTAGLLCEGTGSNVFVVLDGRLLTPTLASGCLAGITRQLVLDWTGAEEADLPFEALAGAEEIFLTSTLRDVQAVTRIDDRELPGVGPVTRKAMELFAERAAQDSDPV, from the coding sequence ATGATCTGGGTCAACGGAACCCTCGCCGCCGAGGACGACGCCGCACTCTCCGTCCTCGACCACGGACTCACCGTCGGCGACGGCGTCTTCGAGACCGTCAAGGCCGAACACGGCGAACTCTTCGCCCTCACCCGGCACCTCGACCGCCTCACCCGCTCCGCGCGCGGCCTCGGGCTGCCCGACCCCGACCACGACCTGGTCCGGTCGGCCTGCGCCGACGTGCTCGCCGCCAAGCCGCTGCCGCTCGGGCGCCTGCGCATCACCTACACCGGCGGCACCTCCCCGCTCGGCTCCGAACGCGGCGAGAGCGGCCCCAGCCTGGTCGTCGCGCTCGGCACCGCGAAGCCCCGCACCGAGACCACCGCCGTCGTCACCGTGCCCTGGCGCCGCAACGAGCACTCCGCCGTCGCCGGACTCAAGACCACCTCCTACGCCGAGAACGTCGTCGCGCTCGCCGCCGCGCACCGCGCCGGCGCGACCGAGGCGCTGCTCGGCAACACCGCGGGCCTGCTCTGCGAAGGCACCGGCTCCAACGTCTTCGTGGTCCTCGACGGCCGGCTCCTCACCCCCACCCTCGCCTCCGGCTGCCTGGCCGGCATCACCCGCCAGCTCGTCCTCGACTGGACCGGCGCCGAGGAGGCCGACCTCCCCTTCGAGGCCCTCGCCGGCGCCGAGGAGATCTTCCTGACCTCCACCCTCCGCGACGTCCAGGCCGTCACCCGCATCGACGACCGCGAACTCCCGGGCGTCGGCCCGGTGACCCGCAAGGCCATGGAGCTCTTCGCCGAACGGGCCGCGCAGGACAGCGACCCGGTGTAG
- a CDS encoding chorismate-binding protein, producing the protein MSGRTAPLNPHQPMARFAGRLATGLREVTDDPAALERGGFWAVAHDFEGRLTCARFDDVRPDPAPPATDRWQGPAPDVWRSSLDAGAYRAGVRRIREHIAAGEVYQANLCRVLSAPLPDPDRSDVDALTGLLAAHNPAPYAGTIRLPEHGVEIATASPELYLSRHGRTVRSGPIKGTGRTEADLLDKDHAENVMIVDLVRNDLGRVCDTGSITVPDLCAVEKHPGLVHLVSLVEGRLRANAGWTELFDATFPPGSVTGAPKSSALRIIRALETAPRGPYCGALGWVDADRGEAELAVGIRSFWIERPAGAPPVLRFGTGAGITWDSDPDREWRETELKAARLVAIASSGTPH; encoded by the coding sequence GTGTCCGGCCGCACCGCACCGCTCAACCCGCACCAGCCGATGGCCCGCTTCGCCGGACGCCTCGCCACCGGCCTGCGCGAGGTCACCGACGACCCGGCGGCCCTGGAACGCGGCGGATTCTGGGCCGTCGCCCACGATTTCGAGGGCCGCCTGACCTGCGCCCGGTTCGACGACGTCCGCCCCGACCCCGCGCCGCCCGCCACCGACCGCTGGCAGGGGCCCGCCCCCGACGTCTGGCGCAGCTCCCTCGACGCCGGGGCCTACCGGGCGGGCGTCCGACGCATCCGCGAGCACATCGCCGCCGGCGAGGTGTACCAGGCCAACCTCTGCCGGGTGTTGAGCGCACCGCTGCCCGACCCCGACCGCAGCGACGTCGACGCCCTCACCGGACTCCTCGCCGCCCACAACCCCGCACCGTATGCAGGAACGATTCGGCTTCCCGAACACGGCGTCGAGATCGCCACCGCCTCGCCCGAGCTCTACCTGAGCCGCCACGGGCGCACCGTCCGCTCCGGCCCGATCAAGGGCACCGGCCGCACCGAGGCCGACCTGCTCGACAAGGACCACGCCGAGAACGTGATGATCGTCGACCTGGTCCGCAACGACCTCGGCCGGGTCTGCGACACCGGCAGCATCACCGTTCCCGACCTGTGCGCCGTCGAGAAGCACCCCGGCCTGGTCCACCTCGTCTCGCTGGTCGAAGGCCGCCTGCGCGCGAACGCCGGGTGGACCGAACTCTTCGACGCCACCTTCCCGCCCGGCTCCGTCACCGGCGCGCCCAAGAGCAGCGCCCTGCGGATCATCCGCGCCCTGGAGACCGCCCCCCGCGGCCCCTACTGCGGCGCCCTCGGCTGGGTCGACGCCGACCGCGGCGAAGCCGAACTCGCCGTCGGCATCCGCAGCTTCTGGATCGAGCGGCCGGCCGGCGCCCCGCCCGTGCTCAGGTTCGGCACCGGGGCCGGCATCACCTGGGACTCCGACCCCGACCGCGAATGGCGGGAGACCGAACTCAAAGCGGCCCGGCTGGTGGCGATAGCCTCCAGCGGCACCCCCCACTGA